In a single window of the Photobacterium profundum SS9 genome:
- a CDS encoding IS66 family transposase produces the protein MKINLPDIPESEQTPLVKGLIGIIEQLSDTVERQQEEITLLKDEINVLKGQKKRPKFKPSKLDTNTDEKSDQGSTDNKRSGSTKRSKNQTLTIHQDNIVQPEQPLPIGARFKGYRDFVVQELEIQSCNVRYRLACYLLPDGSTVTATLPNGLAGQHFGTRLRSYILYQYHQCQVTQPLLLEQLREWGIDISSGQLNRLLTENHDDLHEEKAELLAAGLQSTGYITTDDTGARHQGKNGFVTHIGNEWFAWFQSSDRKNRINFLSLLRAGNKGYQVNTCALNYMATNKLPAPQLALLANTPVTNFGCEEEWSAHLVQLGIVVKRHIQIATEGALLGCASENEALGKLAVISDGAGQFKVLQHGLCLVHAERLVHKLIPLNEGHREDIAQVRDEIWSFYKELKEYKKQPCDTKKSALSKEFDRLFTQKTRYELLNQQLKRLNKLKSSLLLVLERPEIPIHTNGSENDLREQVKRRKVSGGTRSDLGRQCRDTFSSLKKTCRKLGVSFWKYLNDRISQSNVIPSLGSLVLQKAHPASAY, from the coding sequence ATGAAAATTAATCTCCCAGACATTCCAGAGTCAGAGCAAACCCCTTTGGTAAAAGGCTTAATTGGGATCATTGAGCAGCTTTCCGATACGGTTGAGCGCCAACAAGAAGAAATCACCCTCCTTAAAGACGAGATCAACGTACTAAAAGGGCAGAAAAAACGGCCCAAGTTCAAGCCGAGTAAACTCGACACAAATACCGATGAAAAGTCAGACCAAGGCTCGACTGATAACAAACGGTCCGGCTCTACCAAGCGTAGCAAAAATCAAACGCTGACCATTCATCAGGATAACATTGTCCAGCCAGAACAACCTTTACCTATCGGGGCACGATTCAAGGGCTACCGAGATTTTGTCGTCCAAGAGTTAGAGATACAGTCGTGCAATGTACGTTATCGCTTAGCTTGCTATCTATTACCTGATGGTTCGACGGTTACCGCTACCTTGCCTAATGGACTAGCAGGCCAACACTTTGGCACTCGACTAAGAAGCTACATCCTCTATCAGTATCATCAATGTCAGGTCACTCAGCCTCTGTTGTTGGAACAACTTAGAGAATGGGGTATCGATATTTCCAGTGGCCAATTAAATCGCTTATTGACCGAAAATCATGATGATTTGCATGAAGAAAAAGCCGAACTTCTGGCTGCAGGCCTGCAAAGCACTGGCTATATCACAACAGATGACACCGGAGCTAGGCATCAGGGCAAGAACGGTTTTGTCACCCACATAGGCAATGAGTGGTTTGCTTGGTTTCAAAGTTCAGACCGAAAAAATCGGATCAACTTCCTGTCACTCCTTCGGGCTGGAAACAAGGGTTATCAGGTGAACACCTGCGCACTAAACTATATGGCGACAAATAAACTTCCTGCTCCCCAGTTAGCATTGTTAGCAAACACACCAGTGACCAACTTTGGATGTGAGGAGGAATGGTCTGCTCATCTAGTTCAGCTGGGTATTGTCGTAAAAAGGCATATTCAAATAGCGACTGAAGGTGCCCTATTGGGTTGCGCGTCAGAGAATGAAGCTTTGGGTAAACTCGCTGTGATCAGTGATGGTGCTGGACAGTTTAAGGTTCTACAACATGGTTTGTGCTTGGTACATGCGGAGCGGTTGGTCCACAAGCTTATTCCGTTGAATGAGGGACATCGAGAAGACATCGCACAAGTACGTGATGAGATTTGGTCGTTCTACAAGGAGCTGAAAGAATACAAGAAACAGCCTTGCGACACGAAGAAATCAGCTCTGTCGAAGGAGTTCGATCGGCTATTTACTCAGAAAACCCGCTATGAGCTCCTTAATCAGCAACTAAAGCGGTTAAACAAATTAAAATCAAGCTTATTGCTGGTATTGGAACGACCAGAAATTCCAATCCATACAAATGGAAGCGAAAATGATCTAAGGGAGCAGGTCAAGCGGCGCAAAGTCAGTGGAGGTACTCGTAGTGATCTTGGCCGACAATGCCGAGATACCTTTTCCAGCCTGAAAAAAACGTGCCGAAAATTAGGGGTTTCCTTCTGGAAATATCTCAACGACCGAATTTCTCAAAGTAATGTAATCCCATCTTTAGGCTCTCTGGTGCTCCAGAAAGCCCACCCTGCCTCGGCTTATTGA